A stretch of Nonomuraea africana DNA encodes these proteins:
- a CDS encoding L-aspartate oxidase → MSAPAIPLKLTPAPGWTVEADVVVVGSGVAGLTVALRYAELEPESKVLVVTKDVLSSGSTRWAQGGIAAVLDPADSPADHLEDTLVAGVGLCDVRAVRTLVTEGPGALRNLIARGARFDTDERGELQLTREGGHHRDRIVHAGGDATGAEVQRALIEAVIAHGGIEVVEHALVLDLLKDAEGRARGVTLHVMGEGARDGVGAVRARAVVLATGGMGQVYAATTNPVVSTGDGVALALRAGAVVRDLEFVQFHPTVLWLGEESTGQQPLISEAVRGEGAYLVDAEGNRFTDELAPRDVVAKAIMRQPGQVYLDGRHFGLEKWKSRFPTIYAICQDHGIDPAFDLVPVMPAAHYASGGVRTDLRGRTSIEGLYACGEVACTGVHGANRLASNSLLEGLVFAERIAADLHEVRHAPGEPVEDDLLPGLIDPRARSRIQAHMSRGAGVLRSRASVAEAAAALRDARWTPVAVQPCVESWETTNLLTVATVLVAAAHARLETRGSHWREDFPDRDDENWLGHLDITLTREGLHMTYTPHEEAEGLDPAVIEEVVTRALAEDLQEAGDVTSRATIPEEQRAVADVVARADGVVAGLPAAEAVFRRLGVTEIDPRAKDGERVRRGDVLMTVSGSARSLLTAERTALNLLTHLSGIATLTARWVEAVEGTGTKVRDSRKTLPGLRALEKYAVRAGGGVNHRMSLSDAALIKDNHVVAAGGVAEAFRKVRDMYPGLPIEVEVDRIDQIEPVLAEGAEEILLDNFTVEELAQAVRLVGGRARLESSGGLTLESARDVADTGVDYVAVGALTHSAPALDIALDLRGI, encoded by the coding sequence ATGAGTGCACCGGCGATCCCCCTGAAGCTCACCCCCGCCCCCGGATGGACGGTCGAGGCCGATGTGGTCGTGGTGGGCTCGGGCGTCGCGGGCCTGACCGTGGCCCTGCGCTACGCCGAGCTCGAACCGGAGTCGAAGGTGCTGGTCGTGACCAAGGACGTGCTGTCGTCCGGCTCGACCAGGTGGGCGCAGGGCGGGATCGCGGCCGTTCTCGACCCGGCCGACTCGCCCGCCGACCACCTCGAGGACACGCTGGTCGCGGGGGTGGGGCTGTGCGACGTGCGGGCCGTACGGACTCTGGTGACCGAGGGGCCGGGCGCGCTCAGGAACCTGATCGCCCGGGGCGCCAGGTTCGACACCGACGAGCGGGGTGAGCTCCAGCTGACCCGCGAGGGCGGCCACCACCGCGACCGCATCGTGCACGCGGGCGGCGACGCGACGGGCGCGGAGGTGCAGCGGGCGCTCATCGAGGCCGTGATCGCGCACGGCGGGATCGAGGTGGTCGAGCACGCGCTGGTGCTCGACCTGCTCAAGGACGCCGAGGGCAGGGCGCGAGGGGTGACGCTCCACGTGATGGGCGAGGGCGCGCGCGACGGCGTCGGCGCGGTGCGGGCCAGGGCGGTGGTGCTGGCCACGGGCGGCATGGGCCAGGTCTACGCCGCCACCACCAATCCGGTCGTCTCCACGGGTGACGGCGTGGCCCTCGCGCTGAGGGCGGGAGCGGTGGTCCGCGACCTGGAGTTCGTCCAGTTCCACCCCACCGTGCTCTGGCTGGGCGAGGAGTCGACGGGCCAGCAGCCGCTGATCTCCGAGGCCGTGCGCGGCGAGGGCGCCTACCTGGTCGACGCCGAGGGCAACAGGTTCACCGACGAGCTGGCCCCGCGCGACGTGGTCGCCAAGGCGATCATGCGTCAGCCCGGCCAGGTCTACCTCGACGGCCGCCACTTCGGGCTGGAGAAGTGGAAATCGCGCTTCCCGACCATCTACGCGATCTGCCAGGACCACGGCATCGACCCGGCCTTCGACCTGGTGCCCGTCATGCCCGCCGCCCACTACGCCAGCGGCGGGGTCCGCACCGACCTGCGCGGGCGCACCTCCATCGAGGGCCTGTACGCCTGCGGCGAGGTCGCCTGCACCGGTGTCCACGGCGCGAACAGGCTGGCCTCCAACTCGCTGCTCGAAGGGCTGGTCTTCGCCGAGCGCATCGCCGCCGACCTCCACGAGGTACGGCACGCGCCGGGCGAGCCCGTCGAGGACGACCTGCTCCCCGGCCTGATCGACCCCCGGGCGAGGAGCAGGATCCAGGCCCACATGAGCAGGGGCGCGGGTGTGCTCCGCAGCAGGGCGTCGGTCGCCGAGGCCGCCGCGGCGCTGCGGGACGCCAGGTGGACCCCCGTCGCGGTCCAGCCGTGCGTGGAGTCGTGGGAGACCACGAACCTCCTCACCGTGGCCACGGTGCTGGTCGCCGCCGCCCACGCGCGGCTGGAGACCAGAGGGTCGCACTGGCGGGAGGACTTCCCCGACCGCGACGACGAGAACTGGCTCGGACACCTCGACATCACGCTCACCAGGGAGGGGCTGCACATGACCTACACGCCGCACGAGGAGGCCGAGGGACTCGACCCCGCGGTGATCGAGGAGGTCGTCACGCGCGCGCTCGCCGAGGACCTCCAGGAGGCGGGCGACGTCACCTCCCGCGCCACCATCCCCGAGGAGCAGCGGGCGGTCGCCGACGTGGTCGCCAGGGCCGACGGCGTGGTCGCGGGCCTGCCCGCCGCCGAGGCCGTCTTCCGCAGGCTCGGCGTGACCGAGATCGACCCGCGGGCCAAGGACGGCGAGCGCGTGCGGCGCGGCGACGTGCTGATGACCGTCTCCGGGTCGGCCAGGAGCCTGCTCACCGCCGAGCGCACCGCGCTGAACCTGCTCACCCACCTGTCCGGCATCGCGACGCTGACCGCCCGCTGGGTCGAGGCCGTCGAAGGCACGGGGACCAAGGTGCGCGACAGCCGGAAGACGCTGCCCGGACTACGGGCGCTGGAGAAGTACGCGGTCAGGGCGGGCGGCGGGGTCAACCACCGCATGTCGCTGTCGGACGCCGCGCTCATCAAGGACAACCACGTCGTCGCCGCTGGAGGTGTCGCCGAGGCTTTCCGTAAGGTGAGAGACATGTATCCAGGACTGCCGATCGAGGTCGAGGTGGACAGGATCGACCAGATCGAGCCCGTACTGGCCGAGGGAGCTGAGGAGATCCTGCTCGACAACTTCACCGTCGAGGAGCTGGCGCAGGCCGTACGACTGGTCGGCGGGAGGGCGCGACTCGAATCCAGCGGAGGATTGACCTTGGAATCGGCCCGTGATGTAGCCGACACTGGCGTGGACTACGTTGCTGTGGGAGCGCTGACGCACTCTGCTCCCGCGCTGGACATCGCATTGGACCTCCGGGGGATTTGA
- the panC gene encoding pantoate--beta-alanine ligase: MEPIVAHDRAELDKARSSGSVALVPTMGALHEGHRSLMRLARTLGDQVVVSIFVNPLQFGPGEDYARYPRTLSTDLDVCAAEGVDVVFAPSADDMYRPDRQVGVSAGEMGTIVEGAVRPGHFDGMLTVVLKLFNLVRPDVAVFGQKDAQQLALIRRMVVDLDLPIEIVGAPTVRESDGLALSSRNRYLTPDDRHAALALSRALRAGAAESAPAAVRAAALDVLASSALEVDYLVLVDPATFAEVPDSYRGEAVLAVAARVGSTRLIDNVLVTF; encoded by the coding sequence ATGGAACCGATCGTCGCGCACGACCGCGCGGAACTGGACAAAGCCCGCTCCTCGGGGAGCGTGGCGCTCGTCCCGACCATGGGCGCCCTGCACGAGGGGCACCGCTCGCTCATGCGCCTGGCCCGCACTCTCGGCGACCAGGTCGTCGTCAGCATCTTCGTCAACCCCCTGCAGTTCGGCCCAGGCGAGGACTACGCCCGCTACCCCCGCACGCTCTCCACCGACCTCGACGTCTGCGCGGCCGAGGGGGTGGACGTGGTCTTCGCCCCCTCGGCCGACGACATGTACCGCCCCGACCGCCAGGTGGGCGTCTCGGCGGGGGAGATGGGCACGATCGTCGAAGGAGCCGTCCGCCCAGGACACTTCGACGGCATGCTGACCGTGGTGCTCAAGCTGTTCAACCTGGTCCGGCCCGACGTCGCGGTGTTCGGCCAGAAGGACGCTCAGCAGCTGGCGCTGATCAGGCGGATGGTCGTCGACCTCGACCTGCCCATCGAGATCGTGGGCGCGCCCACCGTGCGCGAGTCCGACGGCCTGGCGCTGTCCAGCCGCAACCGGTACCTGACGCCCGACGACCGCCACGCCGCGCTCGCCCTGTCGCGGGCCCTGCGCGCGGGAGCGGCCGAGTCCGCGCCGGCGGCGGTCAGGGCCGCCGCCCTCGACGTGCTGGCCTCGTCGGCGCTCGAGGTCGACTACCTCGTGCTGGTCGATCCCGCCACGTTCGCCGAGGTGCCCGACTCCTACCGGGGCGAGGCCGTGCTCGCGGTGGCGGCCAGGGTCGGGTCCACCCGGCTGATCGACAACGTCCTCGTCACGTTCTAG
- a CDS encoding Rossmann-like and DUF2520 domain-containing protein — translation MDAGDRPGRLAVGVLGAGRVGSVLGAALAQAGHRVVAASGVSDTSQRWAAERLGVRTRSPEEVVGAAELILLTVSDDALPGLVTGLAATGADLRGKLLVHTSGAYGLAVLDPAAEKGALPLALHPVMTFTGRDDDLNRITGISFGVTSPEPLRPIAEALVIEMGGEPVWIADADRALYHAALAGAANHMVTLIAESSELLERIGVEHPGRMLGPLLGAALDNVLRLGISGLTGPVVRGDAATVRRHVDALILAAPEAADAYVALARLTADRALAAGLLKPEAAERLLDALGGNIWT, via the coding sequence ATGGACGCAGGGGATCGCCCGGGTCGGCTGGCCGTCGGCGTGCTCGGCGCAGGCAGGGTGGGATCGGTGCTCGGCGCCGCGCTCGCCCAGGCGGGCCACCGGGTCGTGGCCGCGAGCGGAGTCTCCGACACCTCGCAGCGCTGGGCCGCGGAGCGCCTCGGCGTGCGGACGCGCAGCCCCGAGGAGGTCGTCGGCGCGGCCGAGCTGATCCTGCTCACCGTCTCCGACGACGCGCTGCCCGGCCTGGTCACCGGGCTCGCCGCCACGGGCGCCGACCTCCGTGGCAAGCTGCTCGTCCACACCAGCGGCGCGTACGGCCTGGCCGTCCTCGACCCCGCCGCCGAGAAGGGCGCCCTGCCGCTCGCCCTCCACCCGGTGATGACGTTCACCGGCAGGGACGACGACCTCAACCGCATCACCGGCATCTCCTTCGGCGTCACCTCGCCCGAGCCGCTGCGGCCCATCGCCGAGGCGCTGGTCATCGAAATGGGCGGCGAGCCCGTCTGGATCGCCGACGCCGATCGGGCGCTCTACCACGCCGCTCTGGCGGGTGCGGCCAACCACATGGTGACCCTGATCGCCGAGTCCTCGGAGCTGCTGGAGCGCATCGGCGTCGAGCATCCGGGCCGGATGCTGGGCCCGCTGCTCGGGGCCGCGCTCGACAACGTGCTCAGGCTGGGCATCTCGGGGCTGACCGGCCCCGTCGTCCGCGGCGACGCGGCCACCGTGCGCAGGCACGTCGACGCGCTCATCCTGGCCGCGCCCGAGGCGGCCGACGCATACGTGGCACTCGCTAGGCTCACGGCGGACCGGGCGCTCGCCGCCGGGTTGCTCAAACCCGAGGCGGCCGAGCGACTGCTCGACGCGCTCGGTGGGAACATTTGGACCTGA
- a CDS encoding chaplin, with protein MLKKSVVVAGVMAMMALGAPAAHADNNTSGRNGVLSGNQIFAPISVPVNVCGNAIAVFGVAVAGCKGGASVDVHQH; from the coding sequence ATGCTGAAGAAGTCTGTCGTCGTCGCCGGTGTGATGGCCATGATGGCGCTCGGCGCCCCCGCCGCCCACGCCGACAACAACACCAGTGGCAGGAACGGCGTGCTCTCCGGCAACCAGATCTTCGCCCCGATCTCGGTGCCGGTGAATGTGTGCGGCAACGCCATCGCGGTGTTCGGCGTGGCTGTCGCCGGCTGCAAGGGTGGCGCCTCCGTGGACGTCCACCAGCACTGA
- a CDS encoding SAM-dependent methyltransferase has product MWLTWRAAMERALYGDNGFYLRERPSGHFRTSVGASPLFAEAILTVLMRLDEKLGRPEPLDLVDIGAGDGALSAGVLALAEPGLRKRLRVTAVDLSSRPAELPEAIAWSHTTPPAISGLVIANEWLDNIPFDVAEQTPDGPRLVLVDTETGDERLGPPPDEEDLRWMERWWPLRAVGQRAELGRSRCAAWAGVIGRLVHGQAIAIDYAHPVDNRPARGTLTGYRDGSVVAPIPDGTCDITAHVALDACAEAGERAGAISTTLSTQRDMLRSLGVTGTRPSLDLARTDPPAYLRALARASQEAELIDAEGLGAFGWLSQLR; this is encoded by the coding sequence ATGTGGCTCACCTGGCGGGCGGCGATGGAGCGGGCGCTCTACGGGGACAACGGGTTCTACCTGCGCGAACGGCCTTCAGGGCACTTTCGCACCTCGGTCGGCGCCTCTCCTCTCTTCGCCGAGGCGATACTGACCGTGCTGATGCGACTCGACGAGAAGCTCGGCCGGCCCGAGCCACTCGACCTGGTCGACATCGGCGCGGGTGACGGAGCGCTGTCGGCCGGCGTGCTGGCCCTCGCCGAGCCCGGCCTGCGCAAGAGGCTGCGCGTCACGGCCGTCGACCTGTCCTCGCGCCCCGCCGAGCTGCCCGAGGCGATCGCCTGGAGCCACACGACGCCACCTGCGATCAGCGGCCTGGTGATCGCCAACGAATGGCTGGACAACATACCGTTCGACGTGGCCGAGCAGACCCCCGACGGACCGCGGCTGGTGCTGGTCGACACCGAGACCGGTGACGAGCGGCTGGGCCCTCCCCCCGACGAGGAGGACCTGCGCTGGATGGAGCGCTGGTGGCCGCTGCGCGCAGTGGGTCAGCGCGCGGAGCTGGGGAGGTCACGGTGCGCGGCGTGGGCGGGCGTGATCGGACGGCTGGTCCACGGTCAGGCGATAGCCATCGATTATGCACACCCTGTGGATAACCGGCCCGCTCGCGGCACGCTGACCGGATACAGGGACGGTTCGGTCGTTGCGCCTATACCCGACGGGACCTGCGACATCACCGCGCATGTCGCACTTGACGCGTGCGCGGAGGCGGGCGAGCGGGCCGGTGCGATATCCACAACCTTGTCCACACAGCGCGACATGCTGCGCTCTCTCGGCGTCACCGGCACGCGTCCCTCACTCGACCTGGCGCGGACCGATCCGCCCGCCTATCTGAGGGCGCTGGCGCGCGCCTCGCAGGAGGCCGAGCTCATCGACGCCGAGGGCCTTGGTGCGTTCGGGTGGCTCAGCCAGCTACGTTAA
- a CDS encoding cation:proton antiporter regulatory subunit — MEIEQTSLPGIGLKHEFSTHSGRRVAVVSHRSGRRDLIIYDRSDPDRACEAIQLNDEEADALVELLGAPRIVQRLNALHSEIEGLVSIQLPILPGSPYDGRTLGDTRIRTRTGASVVAVVRGPQVNASPTPDFRFTAGDVVVVVGDDETTRAVADILTDGG; from the coding sequence GTGGAGATCGAACAGACCTCGCTTCCAGGCATCGGGCTCAAACACGAGTTCAGCACCCATTCGGGTCGCCGCGTCGCCGTCGTCTCACACCGCTCGGGGCGGCGTGACCTGATCATCTACGACCGGTCGGATCCCGACAGGGCGTGCGAAGCGATACAGCTCAACGACGAAGAGGCCGACGCGCTGGTCGAACTGCTCGGCGCCCCGCGCATCGTCCAGCGGCTCAACGCCCTGCACAGCGAGATCGAAGGGCTGGTGAGCATCCAGCTCCCGATCCTGCCCGGCTCGCCGTACGACGGCAGGACGCTGGGTGACACGCGCATCCGCACCCGCACCGGCGCCTCGGTGGTGGCCGTGGTGCGCGGTCCGCAGGTCAACGCCAGCCCGACCCCCGACTTCAGGTTCACCGCGGGAGACGTCGTGGTCGTCGTCGGTGACGATGAGACGACCCGGGCGGTCGCCGACATTCTCACGGACGGCGGATGA
- a CDS encoding cation:proton antiporter has translation MHDTAIVFLELGGIILALGVLGALALRAGISAIPLYLLAGLAFGQGGLLPLATSEEFIAIGAEIGVVLLLLTLGLEYNASELVSSLRGNARAGLVDIVLNAAPGAIAALLLGWGPVAAVAMAGVTYATSSGITAKVLSDLGWIGNRETPVVLSLLVFEDLAMAVYLPLLTAMLAGVSLMTGAISLGIALGTVTVVLVIALRFGRFIEAFVSSPNNEVLLLKVLGLALLVAGIAQELQVSAAVGAFLVGIALSGELAHEARALLMPLRDLFAAVFFVFFGLQTDPTKIPPVALLALLLALVSIITKLLTGAYAARRAGIARAGRMRAGIALVPRGEFNIVIAGLAVAAGAHPDLGPLAATYVLILAAFGPLAAKLVEPILTRPPSSAP, from the coding sequence GTGCACGACACCGCGATCGTCTTCCTCGAACTCGGCGGCATCATCCTCGCTCTCGGGGTGCTCGGCGCGCTGGCGTTGCGAGCGGGAATCTCCGCCATCCCCCTCTATCTCCTGGCCGGTCTCGCCTTCGGGCAGGGCGGCCTGCTCCCTCTCGCCACCAGCGAGGAGTTCATCGCCATCGGCGCCGAGATCGGCGTCGTGCTCCTGCTTCTCACGCTCGGCCTCGAGTACAACGCGAGCGAGCTGGTCTCCAGCCTGCGCGGCAACGCCAGGGCCGGCCTGGTCGACATCGTCCTCAACGCGGCGCCTGGCGCGATCGCCGCGCTGCTGCTGGGCTGGGGCCCGGTCGCGGCCGTGGCCATGGCGGGCGTCACCTACGCCACCTCGTCGGGCATCACCGCGAAGGTGCTGTCCGATCTCGGGTGGATAGGCAACCGCGAGACACCGGTGGTGCTGTCGCTTCTCGTCTTCGAGGATCTGGCGATGGCCGTCTACCTGCCGTTGCTCACCGCCATGCTGGCGGGCGTCTCGCTGATGACGGGCGCGATCTCGCTGGGCATCGCCCTCGGCACGGTCACCGTCGTCCTGGTCATCGCGCTGCGCTTCGGCAGGTTCATCGAGGCGTTCGTCTCCAGCCCGAACAACGAGGTGCTGCTGCTCAAGGTGCTCGGCCTGGCGCTGCTGGTGGCCGGCATCGCCCAGGAGCTCCAGGTGTCGGCCGCCGTGGGCGCGTTCCTCGTCGGCATCGCGCTGTCGGGCGAGCTGGCGCACGAGGCGAGAGCGCTGCTGATGCCGCTGCGCGACCTGTTCGCCGCGGTGTTCTTCGTCTTCTTCGGCCTGCAGACCGACCCCACGAAGATCCCGCCCGTGGCGCTGCTCGCGCTGCTGCTCGCGCTGGTCAGCATCATCACCAAGCTGCTCACCGGCGCCTATGCGGCCCGCAGGGCAGGGATCGCCAGGGCGGGCCGCATGCGCGCGGGCATCGCGCTGGTCCCGCGCGGTGAGTTCAACATCGTCATCGCGGGCCTCGCGGTCGCGGCGGGGGCCCATCCCGATCTCGGCCCGCTCGCCGCCACCTACGTGCTGATCCTCGCGGCCTTCGGCCCGCTGGCCGCCAAGCTGGTCGAGCCGATACTCACGCGGCCTCCGTCGTCGGCCCCGTGA
- a CDS encoding cytochrome P450, whose translation MASPYAVYDELRRETPVSFFEPTGQWLIARHADVNALLRDRRLGRSYLHLATHEEFGREPEPDFQEPFWRVIRAGMLDVEPPVHTRLRRLVSKAFTPRMVESMRPRVRAIVEGLVDDFVEKGGGDLIAEVAEPLPVTVIAEMLGVPDADRHLLRPWSADICGMYELNPSAAAQHTAVRAAAEFSDYLKGLARARRSAPGDDLISALAQIEELTEDELVGTCVLLLNAGHEATVNVTGNGWWSLFRNPAELVRLRDDLSLLPTAIEELMRYDTPLQMFERWALEDIEVGGVTIPKGVEVALLFGSANRDPEVFADPDTLDVGRADNPHISFGAGIHFCLGAPLARIELVESFGALLKRAPSLELTREPEWNPGYIIRGLRSLDVSCE comes from the coding sequence GTGGCTTCGCCTTACGCGGTCTATGACGAGCTGAGGCGCGAGACGCCAGTCAGCTTCTTCGAGCCCACGGGGCAGTGGCTGATCGCCAGGCACGCCGACGTCAACGCGCTGCTGCGCGACCGCAGGCTGGGCAGGTCCTACCTGCACCTGGCCACGCACGAGGAGTTCGGGCGCGAGCCCGAGCCGGACTTCCAGGAGCCCTTCTGGCGGGTGATCAGGGCGGGCATGCTCGACGTCGAGCCGCCCGTCCACACCCGCCTGCGCCGCCTGGTCTCCAAGGCGTTCACGCCGCGCATGGTCGAGTCGATGCGCCCGAGGGTCCGCGCGATCGTCGAGGGCCTCGTCGACGACTTCGTCGAGAAGGGCGGCGGCGACCTGATCGCGGAGGTGGCCGAGCCCCTGCCGGTCACCGTCATCGCCGAGATGCTCGGGGTGCCCGACGCCGACCGGCACCTGCTGCGTCCGTGGTCGGCCGACATCTGCGGCATGTACGAGCTGAACCCCTCGGCGGCGGCGCAGCACACCGCGGTCAGGGCCGCGGCGGAGTTCTCCGACTATCTCAAGGGCCTGGCCCGCGCCCGCAGGTCGGCTCCTGGCGACGACCTCATCAGCGCGCTCGCCCAGATCGAGGAGCTGACCGAGGACGAGCTGGTCGGCACCTGCGTGCTCCTGCTCAACGCCGGTCACGAGGCGACCGTGAACGTCACGGGCAACGGCTGGTGGTCGCTGTTCCGCAACCCCGCCGAGCTCGTACGGCTGCGCGACGACCTCTCGCTGCTGCCCACGGCCATCGAGGAGCTGATGCGCTACGACACGCCGCTGCAGATGTTCGAGCGCTGGGCGCTGGAGGACATCGAGGTAGGCGGCGTGACCATTCCGAAGGGCGTGGAGGTCGCCCTGCTGTTCGGCTCGGCCAACCGCGACCCCGAGGTCTTCGCCGATCCGGACACCCTCGATGTCGGCCGGGCGGACAACCCGCACATCTCCTTCGGCGCGGGCATCCACTTCTGCCTGGGCGCGCCGCTGGCCAGGATCGAGCTGGTGGAGTCCTTCGGCGCCCTCCTGAAGAGGGCGCCTTCGCTCGAGCTCACCAGGGAGCCCGAGTGGAACCCCGGCTACATCATTCGAGGGCTTCGCTCGCTCGACGTTTCCTGCGAGTGA
- a CDS encoding TerC family protein, producing MLDWVTNPQIWIGFFTLVALEIVLGIDNIIFISILAGKLPPEQRDRARVLGLAAALISRLLLLLGLAWVVRLREPLFEIFGHGVSGRDLILILGGLFLLAKSVIEIGDSMELKDKEGKQRKVTSFTSVILQIMVLDIVFSLDSVITAVGMVEELGVMVAAVIVAVLVMLFASGPISRFVDRHPSIKMLALAFLVLIGVLLLAEGFGQHIDKGYIYFAMAFSVVVELLNIKMRSRHAKAESSID from the coding sequence ATGCTGGACTGGGTGACAAACCCCCAGATCTGGATCGGGTTCTTCACCCTGGTGGCCCTGGAGATCGTCCTGGGCATCGACAACATCATCTTCATTTCGATCCTGGCGGGCAAACTCCCACCCGAACAGCGCGACAGAGCCAGGGTCCTCGGACTGGCCGCCGCGCTCATCTCCCGCCTCCTGCTGCTCCTCGGGCTGGCATGGGTGGTGCGGTTGAGGGAGCCGCTGTTCGAGATCTTCGGGCACGGGGTCTCGGGCCGAGATCTGATTCTCATCCTGGGCGGCCTGTTCCTGCTGGCCAAGAGCGTGATCGAGATCGGCGACAGCATGGAGCTGAAGGACAAGGAGGGCAAGCAGCGCAAGGTCACCTCCTTCACCTCGGTGATCCTGCAGATCATGGTGCTCGACATCGTCTTCTCGCTCGACTCGGTCATCACCGCCGTCGGCATGGTCGAGGAACTGGGCGTGATGGTCGCCGCGGTGATCGTCGCGGTACTGGTGATGCTGTTCGCCTCGGGGCCGATCAGCAGGTTCGTCGACAGGCACCCGAGCATCAAGATGCTGGCGCTGGCGTTCCTCGTGCTGATCGGCGTCCTGCTTCTGGCCGAGGGGTTCGGGCAGCACATCGACAAGGGCTACATCTACTTCGCGATGGCGTTCTCGGTGGTCGTGGAGCTGCTCAACATCAAGATGCGGAGCAGGCACGCGAAGGCGGAATCTAGTATTGACTAG
- a CDS encoding aminotransferase class V-fold PLP-dependent enzyme: MSVATISAPVAVKVLGEDLEVPVKGGRLVSYANLDYAASAPCLEPVSAAVAAALPAYSSVHRGAGYASQLTTARYEQARHTVRAFVGARPDDAVIFTRNTTDATNLLASCLPPQTTVVVFDTEHHASLLPWERVVRLAPPAFPGEAVRQADAALAEIDGPKLLVVTAASNVTGELWPIAALAHIAHRHGARILVDAAQLVPHRRLNLTALDLDYVAFSGHKLYAPFGAGVLVGRRDWLSAGQPYLKGGGAVKAVTDSAEWHEDAEPRHEAGTPNVLGAIALAAACDALTATGWTPLVREEERLVARLREGLSAIEGVHELSLWGPDHPRVGIVSFVVDGYTAREVAEALSGEYGIGVRDGKFCAHPFVRHLLGTSSADGGCEDGTTAAVRASIGIGTTEEHIDRLIGALRDLVTRH, translated from the coding sequence ATGTCCGTTGCGACGATCTCCGCCCCCGTTGCCGTCAAGGTGCTCGGCGAGGACCTCGAGGTGCCCGTCAAGGGCGGCCGTCTGGTCTCCTACGCCAACCTCGACTACGCCGCCAGCGCCCCGTGTCTCGAGCCGGTCAGCGCGGCCGTCGCCGCCGCGCTCCCGGCCTACTCCAGCGTGCACCGCGGCGCGGGCTACGCCTCCCAGCTCACCACCGCCCGTTACGAGCAGGCGCGCCACACCGTCCGCGCCTTCGTGGGAGCCCGCCCCGACGACGCGGTGATCTTCACCCGCAACACCACCGACGCCACGAACCTGCTGGCGAGCTGTCTTCCTCCGCAGACGACCGTGGTCGTCTTCGACACCGAGCACCATGCGTCGCTGCTGCCGTGGGAGCGCGTCGTCAGGCTCGCCCCGCCCGCCTTCCCCGGCGAGGCCGTACGGCAGGCCGACGCGGCGCTCGCCGAGATCGACGGCCCCAAGCTGCTCGTCGTCACCGCCGCCTCCAACGTGACGGGCGAGCTGTGGCCGATCGCCGCGCTCGCGCACATCGCGCACCGGCACGGCGCCCGCATCCTGGTCGACGCCGCCCAGCTGGTCCCGCATCGCAGGCTCAACCTGACCGCGCTCGACCTCGACTACGTCGCCTTCTCCGGTCACAAGCTCTACGCTCCCTTCGGCGCGGGTGTACTGGTCGGGCGGCGAGACTGGCTGTCGGCGGGCCAGCCGTACCTGAAGGGCGGCGGCGCGGTGAAGGCGGTCACCGACAGCGCCGAGTGGCACGAGGACGCCGAGCCCAGGCACGAGGCGGGCACCCCGAACGTGCTCGGCGCGATCGCGCTGGCCGCCGCGTGCGACGCGCTGACCGCCACCGGCTGGACGCCCCTGGTCCGTGAGGAGGAGCGCCTCGTCGCCAGGCTGCGCGAGGGCCTGTCAGCCATCGAGGGCGTGCACGAGTTGTCGCTGTGGGGCCCCGACCACCCCAGGGTCGGCATCGTGTCGTTCGTCGTGGACGGCTACACCGCGCGCGAGGTCGCCGAGGCGCTGTCCGGCGAGTACGGCATCGGCGTGCGCGACGGCAAGTTCTGCGCGCACCCGTTCGTGCGCCACCTGCTCGGCACGTCGAGCGCCGACGGCGGCTGCGAGGACGGGACCACCGCGGCCGTCAGGGCCTCCATCGGCATCGGCACCACCGAGGAGCACATCGACCGCCTGATCGGCGCGTTGCGCGACCTGGTCACGCGACACTAG
- a CDS encoding DoxX family protein encodes MKRVLFDLAALVARVVVGLIFIAHGVQKWQNGYDATAQGFTQGGVPQPRLAAAFTMVAEPVGGFLLVIGLFVPIAALALVVVMAGAFLFVHVDNGIFLADRGWELVGTLGAANLVLAATGGGRFGVDGIYKGVLGRRARRRAEDQAAARAPIDVSQQHRELSSP; translated from the coding sequence ATGAAAAGAGTCTTGTTCGATCTCGCCGCGTTGGTCGCGCGCGTGGTGGTCGGCCTCATCTTCATCGCACACGGCGTGCAGAAGTGGCAGAACGGCTACGACGCCACGGCGCAGGGATTCACCCAAGGGGGGGTGCCGCAGCCGCGGCTGGCCGCGGCCTTCACCATGGTGGCCGAGCCGGTGGGCGGCTTCCTGCTCGTCATCGGCCTGTTCGTGCCGATCGCGGCACTGGCCCTGGTGGTGGTGATGGCGGGGGCGTTCCTGTTCGTGCACGTGGACAACGGCATCTTCCTCGCCGACCGAGGGTGGGAGCTGGTCGGCACGCTGGGGGCCGCCAACCTGGTGCTCGCCGCGACGGGCGGCGGCCGCTTCGGCGTCGACGGCATCTACAAGGGGGTCCTCGGCAGACGGGCCCGCCGCCGGGCCGAAGACCAGGCCGCGGCCCGTGCTCCCATCGACGTGTCGCAGCAGCACCGCGAGCTGTCGAGCCCCTAG